One genomic region from Dermacentor variabilis isolate Ectoservices chromosome 6, ASM5094787v1, whole genome shotgun sequence encodes:
- the MED20 gene encoding mediator complex subunit 20 — protein sequence MGVVSIHQFPIPEGKSGQQAAELLQKRLETLGAVREGIFTVDCETYYSAPNISPSHSVNIIHDTEHPATCFALLDTGMCLVADITFDMLMLKMAGIYSSKKSTKIESRGPRYEVADFLVKVGSVSMGPSFRGILVEVEYLPCVVPSSCWDLMREFLQGFMGSTVQGPPQYLQGRMNELYNPVDTVQQYMEHFNNFRRASATPMTAPANME from the exons ATGGGCGTCGTGAG CATTCATCAGTTTCCGATACCTGAAGGCAAAAGCGGCCAGCAAGCTGCCGAGCTTCTCCAGAAGCGTCTTGAAACGTTGGGGGCCGTTCGAGAAGGAATATTTACCGTGGACTGCGAGACCTACTACAGTGCACCTAACATAA GCCCCAGTCATTCTGTGAACATCATCCACGACACCGAGCATCCGGCGACATGCTTCGCGCTGCTCGATACAGGCATGTGCCTTGTCGCGGACATAACCTTCGACATGCTCATGCTTAAGATGGCCGGAATCTACAGCTCCAAGAAATCGACCAAGATTGAGTCCAGGGGACCCCGTTACGAAGTTGCAGACTTCCTCGTCAAAGTGGGCAGCGTCTCGATGGGGCCAAGCTTTCGGGGCATTCTCGTTGAG GTTGAATATCTGCCATGTGTGGTCCCATCGAGTTGCTGGGACCTGATGCGCGAGTTTCTCCAAGGATTCATGGGCTCGACCGTGCAGGGCCCTCCCCAGTACCTTCAGGGCCGCATGAACGAACTGTACAATCCTGTGGACACTGTCCAACAGTACATGGAGCACTTCAACAATTTCCGAAGGGCGTCTGCCACACCCATGACAGCACCCGCAAA CATGGAGTAG